From the genome of Flavobacterium ovatum, one region includes:
- a CDS encoding OmpA family protein — MKKIILLLIVFSVQLINAQGQDSDRAKRFFERTYYSEAIPLYESIIKQNNSLEVLRNLADCYYYTNDYTNAQSHYRMLLSQFGKEVGEEYYFRYAQTLKASGNYDEANKIMSYYWNSQNDKAALSSLEKGIKQLENISAIGNRYEIKNLAINTDKSEFGAVLLGQNLIYSGVQKSNLFDKKYKWNNEGYLDLMTISLSNANKKDSIAKSFSKEINTSLHESNAVFTKDEKTVYFTRNNYKDGKRGKNKDKVSNLQIFRAELVGGIWTNVKSLPFNGDDYSVEHPALSPDEKTLYFASDMPGTLGSFDIFSVQILGADYDTPKNLGSEINTSRKEQFPFVSNDNKLYYSSNGLPGYGSLDVFVSQISKSGFSSPVNAGLPVNSGYDDFCFNIDSNTQQGYFSSNRKNGKGSDDIYELKEMKPLIVEDCTQYIAGIISDFDTKLPLSQAVAILQNADKVELEKVITTEDGAFRFTVPCEASYVVLASKEGFTSNYRTLKLNKERKKENDASMTLRSLETIKKEDQAIIAEKQAQAKARLERQKRDKEVAEKRAVQEAEVKKKEKVATIIATEKDIVKEKDRLVIKTDPIYFDYDLWYIRKESKPILNRVVELMKKYPEMVVEIGSHTDNRGNDKYNFNLSTNRANSTRDYFLQQGIDKSKIVAKGYGETVQIIKCEPEASCLEEQHELNRRSEFVIKNL; from the coding sequence ATGAAAAAAATAATATTGTTACTAATTGTGTTTTCAGTACAATTAATTAATGCACAAGGACAAGATTCTGATAGAGCCAAACGCTTTTTTGAAAGAACCTATTATAGTGAAGCTATACCGTTGTATGAAAGTATAATTAAACAAAATAATTCATTGGAGGTATTGAGGAACCTTGCCGATTGCTATTATTATACCAATGATTACACCAATGCTCAAAGTCATTATCGAATGTTGCTTTCGCAATTTGGCAAGGAGGTAGGAGAAGAATATTATTTTAGATATGCTCAAACTTTAAAAGCTTCTGGGAATTATGATGAAGCTAATAAAATAATGAGCTATTATTGGAACAGTCAAAATGATAAAGCTGCTCTTTCTAGTTTAGAAAAAGGAATTAAGCAGCTCGAAAATATCTCCGCTATTGGTAATCGTTACGAAATTAAAAATTTAGCCATAAATACTGATAAATCCGAATTTGGAGCAGTATTACTGGGGCAGAATTTGATTTATTCAGGAGTTCAGAAATCGAATTTATTTGATAAAAAATACAAATGGAATAATGAGGGGTATCTTGACTTAATGACGATTTCATTGAGTAATGCGAATAAAAAGGATTCAATTGCCAAATCCTTTTCGAAAGAAATTAATACGTCTTTACATGAGTCTAATGCTGTTTTTACCAAAGATGAGAAAACGGTTTATTTTACCCGAAATAATTATAAAGACGGTAAACGTGGAAAAAACAAAGATAAAGTTTCAAATCTTCAGATTTTTAGAGCTGAATTGGTAGGTGGAATATGGACAAATGTTAAGTCGCTTCCATTCAATGGTGACGATTATTCGGTTGAACATCCTGCGTTGAGCCCTGATGAGAAAACCTTGTATTTCGCATCTGATATGCCTGGAACATTGGGCTCGTTTGATATATTTAGTGTGCAAATTCTTGGAGCAGATTACGATACTCCAAAAAATTTAGGGAGTGAAATTAATACCAGTAGAAAAGAACAATTTCCTTTTGTGTCTAATGATAATAAATTGTACTACTCTTCGAATGGACTTCCTGGATATGGTTCATTAGATGTTTTTGTTTCGCAAATAAGCAAAAGTGGATTTTCAAGTCCTGTAAATGCTGGACTTCCTGTAAATTCAGGATATGATGATTTTTGTTTTAATATTGATTCAAATACACAACAAGGATATTTTTCTTCGAATAGAAAAAACGGAAAAGGAAGCGATGATATCTATGAGTTGAAAGAAATGAAGCCGTTAATTGTAGAGGATTGTACTCAATATATAGCGGGTATAATTTCAGATTTCGATACCAAATTACCGTTGAGTCAAGCAGTCGCTATTTTGCAAAATGCGGATAAAGTGGAATTAGAAAAAGTTATAACTACTGAAGATGGAGCATTTCGTTTTACTGTTCCTTGTGAAGCTTCTTATGTTGTTTTGGCTTCAAAAGAGGGTTTTACTTCGAATTATCGAACTTTGAAATTAAACAAAGAACGAAAAAAAGAAAATGATGCTTCCATGACTTTAAGATCTTTAGAGACTATTAAAAAAGAAGATCAAGCTATTATCGCCGAAAAACAAGCGCAAGCGAAAGCTCGTCTTGAAAGACAAAAAAGAGATAAAGAAGTAGCCGAAAAAAGAGCCGTTCAAGAAGCAGAAGTTAAGAAAAAAGAAAAAGTAGCCACTATTATCGCTACAGAAAAAGATATAGTAAAAGAGAAAGACCGATTGGTTATTAAAACAGATCCTATTTATTTTGATTACGATTTGTGGTACATTCGAAAAGAATCAAAACCAATCTTAAATCGTGTGGTAGAATTGATGAAAAAATACCCTGAAATGGTAGTGGAAATCGGTTCGCACACTGATAATAGGGGAAATGATAAATACAATTTTAATTTATCTACCAATAGAGCGAATTCGACTAGAGACTATTTTTTACAACAAGGAATTGACAAGAGTAAAATAGTTGCCAAAGGCTATGGGGAAACGGTTCAAATTATAAAGTGTGAGCCTGAAGCATCCTGCTTAGAGGAACAACATGAATTGAATAGACGTAGCGAATTTGTAATTAAGAATTTGTAG
- the rpe gene encoding ribulose-phosphate 3-epimerase produces MKNTLIAPSVLAADFANLERDIKMINTSEADWFHIDIMDGVFVPNISFGMPVLDAIKRHATKTIDVHLMIVDPDRYISTFKKLGADVLTVHLEACTHLHRTLQAIKAEGMKAGVALNPHTSVDLLEDVINDIDLVCIMSVNPGFGGQSFIENTYAKVQKLKALINRKGASTIIEIDGGVTNKNAKQLVEAGADVLVAGSYVFGAADPIATVANLKKLTCF; encoded by the coding sequence ATGAAAAACACACTTATTGCTCCTTCAGTATTGGCTGCTGATTTTGCTAACCTAGAACGTGACATCAAAATGATTAATACTAGTGAAGCTGATTGGTTTCATATTGACATCATGGATGGTGTTTTTGTTCCGAATATCTCTTTTGGAATGCCAGTTTTAGATGCTATCAAAAGGCATGCTACAAAAACAATCGACGTACATTTAATGATTGTCGACCCAGACAGATACATCTCTACTTTCAAAAAACTAGGAGCTGACGTACTTACTGTTCACCTTGAAGCTTGTACGCACTTGCACAGAACCCTACAAGCCATCAAAGCCGAAGGAATGAAAGCTGGAGTTGCTTTGAATCCTCATACAAGCGTTGATTTACTAGAAGATGTCATCAATGATATCGACTTAGTTTGTATCATGAGTGTGAACCCTGGTTTTGGAGGACAATCTTTTATCGAAAACACTTATGCTAAAGTTCAGAAACTAAAAGCATTAATTAATAGAAAAGGCGCTTCGACTATTATCGAAATAGACGGCGGAGTAACCAATAAAAATGCAAAACAATTAGTCGAAGCTGGTGCAGATGTATTGGTTGCTGGTAGCTACGTTTTTGGTGCAGCAGACCCAATTGCTACAGTTGCTAATTTGAAGAAATTGACTTGTTTTTAA
- a CDS encoding sigma-70 family RNA polymerase sigma factor, with protein MRQLKITKQVTNRETASLDKYLQEIGKVDLITADEEVELAQKIKAGDQQALEKLTKANLRFVVSVAKQYQNQGLTLPDLINEGNLGLIKAAQRFDETRGFKFISYAVWWIRQSILQALAEQSRIVRLPLNKIGSINKINKMYALLEQSNERPPSAEEIAKELDMTVNDVKESMKNSGRHLSMDAPLVEGEDSNLYDVLRSGESPNPDRELIHESLRTEIERSLETLTPREADVVRLYFGLGDQHPMTLEEIGETFDLTRERVRQIKEKAIRRLKHTSRSKILKTYLG; from the coding sequence ATGAGACAACTAAAAATTACCAAACAGGTTACCAATCGTGAAACCGCATCATTAGACAAGTATTTACAAGAAATAGGTAAAGTTGATCTTATTACTGCTGACGAAGAAGTAGAATTGGCACAAAAGATTAAAGCAGGAGACCAACAAGCTCTTGAAAAATTAACTAAAGCTAACTTACGTTTCGTGGTTTCGGTTGCAAAACAGTATCAAAACCAAGGTTTAACACTTCCCGATTTAATTAACGAAGGAAACTTAGGTTTGATTAAAGCTGCTCAACGTTTTGATGAAACGCGTGGTTTTAAATTCATCTCGTATGCTGTATGGTGGATTCGTCAATCGATCCTACAAGCATTGGCAGAACAATCTCGTATCGTTCGTTTGCCATTGAACAAAATTGGTTCTATCAATAAAATCAACAAAATGTACGCTTTATTGGAGCAATCTAATGAAAGACCGCCATCTGCTGAGGAAATTGCAAAAGAACTAGATATGACGGTAAATGATGTAAAAGAGTCTATGAAAAACTCTGGTCGTCACTTATCAATGGATGCACCCCTTGTTGAAGGTGAAGATTCTAACCTTTATGACGTTTTACGTTCTGGTGAGTCTCCTAACCCTGATAGAGAGTTAATCCACGAATCGTTACGTACTGAAATCGAGCGTTCATTAGAAACATTAACTCCTCGTGAGGCTGATGTGGTCCGTTTGTATTTTGGCCTTGGTGACCAACACCCAATGACTCTAGAAGAAATTGGAGAAACTTTTGACTTAACACGTGAACGTGTACGACAAATTAAAGAGAAAGCAATTCGCAGATTGAAACATACTTCTAGAAGTAAAATCTTGAAAACATATTTAGGTTAA